One part of the Rhinoderma darwinii isolate aRhiDar2 unplaced genomic scaffold, aRhiDar2.hap1 Scaffold_47, whole genome shotgun sequence genome encodes these proteins:
- the LOC142719147 gene encoding uncharacterized protein LOC142719147: MKIMNRKHQTFCVDTNQELRNALDTWNLVEEDVLGACVPYFIQEKVAEDLFTYTDVFQKAILSSLLPSQYNAAMCRFFIRVIQYRRDAAHYLKEYIINVLCEHLKVEYMKGQYYSYAMTKKVIVWLSILHLDAVVGELRYNIVYEDFNAAIVDTLTEVTSLCATVIMPHILDMLPVLAQVVKNAPDQLSKETLCYAIRRLCRSIQEYIVKGGSCKVQLMKAISNMKANISTWLPDVHAELQDSTKVALEFFTVPESSENQPTEPVNDELQTLPHAELLEKYREQVAAENKELEDTEKKRIGMNMLVTSLVSGRKITKDFLQFLLNALKNSDPKAKMTAAMFFNEALKHPRLIKQKYQECAIQHLLKIIEEDDNILCSIAMEALGNATTGATRLVESYKNKIIAHMEFRLSKTSSIKIIMAALRALSSIIRRLKLSVLSRQFIKISREHIDYPDGEIQIAAINLLRDLTESCRLPLFGYFTDKVRSCIPTLLLKLHSDNQEIVAASTSSLQSCLSYIKGANIRGFFRTEISPNINDLKSIYSCLAHNHPKLMKTVHLQIPSYLVNSEDKEAVVRHVEFLKDAINHDHVRPGLI; this comes from the coding sequence atgaagatcatgaatagaaaacatcagacattctgtgtggacacaaatcaagagctcagaaatgctttggacacctggaatttggtggaagaagacgtcttaggagcctgtgtcccttatttcatccaggagaaggtggctgaagatctcttcacttatacggatgtttttcagaaagccattctgagtagcctgttaccatctcaatacaacgctgccatgtgccgcttcttcatcagagtcattcagtacagaagagacgcggcacactacctgaaggaatatataatcaatgtgctatgtgagcacttgaaggtggagtacatgaagggacaatactattcctacgccatgactaagaaggttattgtctggctgagcatcctccatcttgatgcggtggtcggggaactgagatacaacatcgtttatgaggatttcaatgctgccattgtcgacactttgacagaagtgacatctctgtgtgctacagtcatcatgccacacatcttggacatgctgccagtgctggcccaagtggtcaaaaatgctcctgaccaactatctaaggagacgttgtgctatgctataagacgtttatgccgcagcatccaagaatatattgtgaagggtggcagctgcaaagtgcaacttatgaaggccataagcaacatgaaggccaacatttccacctggttgcctgatgtccatgctgagcttcaagactccaccaaagttgccctggaattctttactgtacccgaatcatcggagaaccagccgaccgagccagtcaatgacgagttacagacccttcctcacgccgagctcctagaaaagtacagggagcaagttgcggcagagaataaggaactggaagatacagagaagaagcgtattgggatgaacatgcttgtgacatctctggtatctggcaggaaaataacaaaagatttccttcagtttctgctcaatgccctgaagaattcggacccaaaggccaaaatgacagcagctatgttcttcaatgaggctttgaagcatccaagacttataaagcagaaataccaagagtgcgcaatacaacatctgctgaagatcatagaagaggacgataacatcttgtgcagcatcgccatggaggcactggggaatgccaccaccggagctacaagactggtggagagctacaagaataagatcattgcccacatggagtttagactatcaaaaaccagcagcatcaagatcatcatggcggcactgagggcgctgtcctccattatcagacgcctgaagctttctgtcctcagtagacaattcattaaaatatcccgggagcatatagactatccggatggagaaatccagattgcggccataaacctgttaagggatctgacagagagctgccgccttccgctatttggatattttacagacaaagtcaggagctgtataccaactttactcctgaaattacatagtgacaaccaggagatagtagcagccagtacttcatctctgcagagctgcctctcctacatcaaaggagccaacattcggggatttttccggacggaaatctctccaaacatcaatgacctcaaatccatctacagctgtctggctcataaccacccaaaattgatgaagaccgtgcacctccagatcccaagctatctggtcaactcagaggacaaggaggctgtagtcagacatgttgaatttcttaaagatgccatcaaccatgatcatgtaagacctggacttatatag